CACCGTGAAGATTGCCGGTATCCGTAAGCGCTACGGCAGGTAATTCGTGTTTCCGGGCCAGAGTAATGATGGCCGGGATGGAAAGGGTGGAGTCGAGGAAAGAAAAGTGACTATGGACATTCAGCGGAATGTAGGGAGTAACCTTCCGCAACACGGGCAGGCGAGCAAGACGGGATGCCGGCTGGGGTTGGGAGCGCAACAGTGACGCGCTGTCCAAGGCCGGTTCCCGCAGCCGGAAGTCGTGGCCGCGCAGGATGACTTCGCGCCCATGGGTGCGGCGCAGCTCATCCACTATGGTGGCCAGTCGGCGCTGGGCGTCGTGGGACTGGCCGCGCGCCTCCAGTGTAAGCTCGGTACGCCCGATGCCGTCATACACGTTCGAGAGCTTGAGCGAGACCAGCCGGAGGCTCACGCGCCGTTTCCAGGCCTCCCGGAACAGCGCGTGAATACGTCCGTACAGGTCGGTTTCAAGATCGGTGGGTTCTGGGAGACTCTCCCCGCACTGATCTTCCGCCATGTCGTTGTAGCGCACTTTCACCGTCAGCGTGCGGATGCTCTTGCCATCGGCGCGCACCTTGGCCATGAGGTCGTCCGCCATGCGGCGCAACAAGGCCTCGGCGTAATCCTCATCGGTGACATCGGCCTCGAACGTCTGCTGCTGGCTATAGGACTTTGCTGGAGCGCTTATTGGCAGCACGGGACGCTCATCAATGCCGTCCGCGTACGCTTTAAGCGTCAAAGCCAGTTTGCCGACTAATAGGTGCAAAAGATCGGTGGGGGTTGCTGCAATGTGCCGGATGAAGGCGAGTCCGGCAGCATCAAGGCGTTGCGCTGTCTGCGGTCCAACGCCCGGTAGCCAGCGGTTAGGCAGCGGATGCAGGAAGGCCACCTCGGTGCCAGGCGGCACACTCTGAAAGGCAGCGGGCTTGTGCAGCTTGGAGGCGATTTGACTAACCAACTTGTTGCTGGAGATACCCTCGCTGACGGAAATCTTGAGCGTCTGGCCGATGGCTGTGCGGATAATTTGCGCCACGTCCAATGCGGGCTTGGACACCCCGCTCAGGTCGAAGTAGCCCTCGTCAATCGAGGCGATCTCCACGTCCGGGGTGAAGTCGTACGCATAGCTGAACATCCAGCGGGAGAAGCGCTCGTACTTTTCAAAGTCACCCGGCAGAATGATGAGCTTGGGGCAGAGCTTCCGCGCCCGCGCGGTGGGCATGGGCGTATAGACCCCGAACCTCCGCGCCTCGTACGATGCGGACGCAATGATGCCCCGCTTTTCACCGCCTACCGCAATGGGTTTGCCGCGCAGCCGCACGTCAGCAGCCTGTTCGACCGAGGCGAAGAAGGCATCGGCATCCAGGTGGACAATGACGCGGGGACGCTCATTCATTTACGTTTGCGAATCAGGGTAACCATCACCCCCTGGATCACCAGTTCGCTGGCCGGGATCAGGTTGGGGTACTTGGGGTTCTCGGCGCGCAGATAGGCTTTTCCGCGCTCGGTCACGAAGGTCTTGAGCGTGCTTTCGTTGTCAATCAGGGCGGCCACCACGTCGCCCGTGCGGGGGGTGCGTCCGTGCTCCAGCACCACGATGTCCCCGTCCATAATATGCCTACCGATCATGGAATCGCCTTTCACCCGCAGCGCAAACGTGCGGGCCGTTGGCTGGATGCCAAGCGTTTGAATGTCAACGGACACGCATCCTTCAGCCTCCTGCTTCCGGTCCTCGGCAAACCCAGCCGGAATCGAGCCGAAGATGGGGATGTCCACCACCCGCTTCCGCAGTGCCGCCAGCGGCGACCGTACACGCAACGACCTCGCCTGTCCGGTTTCCTCAGCCAGGATGCCTTTCTTGCGAAGTGCCCGGACATGATTGACAATCGTGCCGACACTGCCCAACCCGAAGTGTGCCGCGATCTCACGAAAACTGGGCGCAACACCCCGTTCCCGGTGGCGCTGGTCAATAAAGTCGGCGATTTGCTGCTGGCGTTGTGTTAGCGTATGCATAGCGTACAAATGTACGCTACTACCACCTGTTCCCCCTGTCAAGCGGGGAGCAACCGAAAAAGCGGGAGCCCACGAATGCCATTCCCCCCTGGGTTAAGCAGTTGCTTGTGCCCGCAACGTCTCATAAAGGCGGACGTGATTGAGCAGGATGTCGCGCATGCCGTTCTGGACTGTGGCTGAATTCAATGCCTGGGTACACCACATGGCCCGGAATAGCAGAATGGCACGAAGACCTCCAGATCTTGGCCTGCATCCTGAGTCATCAAAACGAATTTTTTCTGGCCCACATAGAACTATCAAAAGTTGGTGCCTTACCTCGGTCTTATTGCTGGCGCTTGGGCTGGTGCCGAAATACCTCGTGAAGGCCCCAACGCTAAGATTGCCGGTATAGAATGGGATGGGCGTGGGGCCAATGGCGTCAGCTTCGCTGGTGACGGTACGGTTGGCCAGGTCCGCGGCCTTCGCCAGGAACGTATTGAACGGAGACAATGCCACCGAGATGACAATTACTGATAGGAATTTACTTTTGGGCACATTTGATGCTTTCACTTGTCGCGTTGCGGTAAGGAAGCATTGCTTTTGGCATGTCTTAAGTTTTCACGTCGTGTGCTCATGAATGGGAGCCTAACCTCCGTGGTGATGTGGTTCAAGCGTGATTTCTGCCAAGACAGTCGGCAGGATGTACATGCGGTGTGCTGGAACACATTGGTCTCACCGCACAAAGCGCACCTGGAAACTAAGCTGTGGCTTGTGCCCGCAACGTTTCATATAGGCGGACGTGATTGAGCAGGATGTCGCGCATGCCGTTCTGGACCTGGGCTGAGTTCAATGCCTGGGTGCTCATGGCATTGTGCGCGTCCAAGGCTCCCATGATCGCATTCAATAATTCGTTTTTTAGGTCCGGGGAATTGGCGAACTGTTCCTTGGTGTTGTTGGCTGCCTGTTGTTTCAAGGTCTCCGATTCCAGCAGCTTCCCCTTGATCACGTTGTTGACATAAACCAGCTTATCCTGATCCGTCAAATCTCCCTCAAATAGATCGTTCAATTTCTCGATAATTTCATCGAGGTGCGCTTTTTCCTTCTCCTGCAACATCCCACTGCCCGCTTCCAGGATCGGCTCCAGCTTAGGGAGCTTACCAGCATAGAGTGGCATCGGACGCTTGCCGAGGTTCTTAAGGTGATGATGGGTCAGCACCACTTTTGAGAGGTCTATGCCTTCCCGCTCCCGGCCAAACTCTAGCAAAGGCAGCAGGCGTTTGTAGAACATCGCCCGTTTTTCCAGCGCCGTGTTGCCGTAGTCAAAGATCTGGGAAAGGAAGGTGTATAGCCGGAGGTACGCTCCCATGTCGGTCTTGAACAAGATCAGCGCGTTCAGTTCGTCCTGCGCAGCTTTGGTAGCCGCGTCATCCTGCTTCGTCTTGGCAGCCAATAACGCTTCCTGGGCAACCTTGTAGCGTTTCATCAACCGATCCCGCACTGGTTCCAAGGCACTGACCAATTCGCTTTGCTTTGCCTTAGGGTTCAGTTCCACGGCCACCACCCGATCCACTTCCAAATCATCGTAATGCCCGGCCGCATCGAGTTTAGCGCGGAGGTTGAATACCAGGTTCGGGTCAGTGGTATCCGATAACTGCACCGTAGTATGATACGTCTTAAAGGCCGTGAGCACTTCCTCCGTATCGTTCACAAAATCCAGCACGTAGGTTGTGTCCTTGCCAGGATAAGCACGATTGAGGCGGGATAGCGTTTGCACGGCCTGGATGCCCGCCAATCGCTTATCCACATACATCCCGCAAAGCAATGGCTGGTCAAAGCCGGTCTGGAATTTATTCGCCACCAGCAGAATCTGGTACTCGTCGCCCTTGAACGCTTCACGGATATCGCGGCCCTTCAGGTTGGGGTTCAGGGCATGGCTGTTTTCCGTGAA
Above is a window of Verrucomicrobiota bacterium DNA encoding:
- the lexA gene encoding transcriptional repressor LexA yields the protein MHTLTQRQQQIADFIDQRHRERGVAPSFREIAAHFGLGSVGTIVNHVRALRKKGILAEETGQARSLRVRSPLAALRKRVVDIPIFGSIPAGFAEDRKQEAEGCVSVDIQTLGIQPTARTFALRVKGDSMIGRHIMDGDIVVLEHGRTPRTGDVVAALIDNESTLKTFVTERGKAYLRAENPKYPNLIPASELVIQGVMVTLIRKRK